The Bacillota bacterium genome contains a region encoding:
- a CDS encoding phage tail tube protein gives MLEAERAIQGHYGKLFKDGRWLTNVNHLEAKAAMEKTELKLPGSAWVRHKKGILKGTGTMSGFKVTSEMIAHGFGRFEIISKLEDPEAFGHERIRLKNCMADEIVLANWTAGEVVEESTPFTFEGYELLDPIEAP, from the coding sequence ATGCTTGAGGCTGAAAGGGCGATCCAGGGTCATTATGGGAAACTGTTCAAGGACGGCAGGTGGCTGACCAATGTCAACCATCTAGAAGCTAAAGCGGCAATGGAAAAGACTGAACTCAAGCTGCCCGGCAGTGCCTGGGTGCGGCACAAGAAAGGCATCTTGAAGGGCACCGGCACGATGAGTGGTTTTAAGGTGACGTCCGAGATGATCGCGCACGGCTTTGGACGCTTTGAAATCATCTCGAAGCTGGAAGATCCGGAAGCATTCGGGCACGAACGAATTAGACTGAAGAACTGCATGGCCGACGAGATCGTCCTGGCCAACTGGACCGCCGGCGAGGTGGTTGAAGAATCTACGCCCTTCACGTTCGAGGGCTATGAACTCTTGGACCCGATTGAGGCGCCGTAG
- a CDS encoding phage tail sheath subtilisin-like domain-containing protein: protein MASGIWDPAGKPIRPGFYMRFIAAALAAIQPGARGIVAIPVKANWGPVKQVVEITSEKGLVDILGTDTGGGFTAYTCVRMCLLGRPKTILAYRLADGSEAKAGITLKDSAALDVLRLTTKYETTRDFKVAVQDNIQDETKQDIVLYEGARRLHTYTFAKGAAVDNAVAAVSDGANNVWLEAQKLAAGSGTIANVATQPLTGGNAGVANVITADYLGAMDAFEARQFQGFALDGAADASLQASVRAWVERLRDEGKKVIAYLGGSAVDDQTPATANARSTGFNHEGVVNVGTSVELAGTWWPSAVAACYVAGRGTGQRLAESLTYAATPFTDVAPRLTHNQVVRALQSGTLVFVHDGEKVIIEQGINTLTSLREGQGRAWRKVKPIRIMDAIDMDTAQAAHDAYIGKVLNNEDGQAAVLSAIKNYFETLSPALLAPDFVVETDRDLQANAESDEFYWRYEATIIDSMEKIYGTGYIK, encoded by the coding sequence ATGGCGAGCGGTATTTGGGACCCTGCGGGCAAGCCGATTAGGCCGGGCTTTTACATGCGGTTCATCGCGGCCGCCCTGGCGGCGATCCAGCCGGGCGCCCGGGGGATCGTGGCCATTCCGGTGAAAGCCAACTGGGGACCTGTGAAGCAAGTGGTGGAGATCACCAGCGAAAAGGGCCTGGTGGACATTCTCGGCACCGACACCGGGGGCGGCTTCACGGCCTACACATGCGTCCGCATGTGCCTCCTGGGACGGCCGAAAACGATCCTGGCCTACCGGCTGGCGGACGGCAGCGAAGCGAAAGCCGGCATAACCCTGAAAGACTCGGCGGCACTGGACGTACTGAGGCTCACCACTAAGTACGAGACCACGCGGGACTTTAAGGTTGCGGTACAGGACAACATCCAGGACGAGACCAAACAGGACATCGTCCTCTACGAAGGTGCCAGGCGTCTTCACACCTACACGTTCGCCAAAGGCGCCGCCGTGGACAACGCGGTGGCGGCTGTCAGCGACGGCGCGAATAACGTCTGGCTGGAAGCGCAGAAACTGGCGGCCGGCAGCGGCACAATCGCCAACGTGGCCACTCAGCCCCTCACCGGTGGCAACGCCGGCGTGGCGAACGTGATAACGGCGGATTACCTTGGTGCGATGGACGCCTTCGAGGCCAGACAGTTCCAGGGGTTCGCGTTGGACGGCGCTGCGGACGCAAGCCTGCAGGCGTCCGTGCGGGCGTGGGTCGAACGGCTGCGCGACGAGGGCAAGAAGGTTATTGCCTACCTGGGCGGCAGCGCGGTCGACGACCAGACGCCGGCGACCGCGAATGCCCGGTCCACCGGCTTCAATCACGAGGGTGTGGTTAACGTTGGTACCAGTGTGGAGCTGGCTGGCACGTGGTGGCCGAGCGCAGTAGCAGCTTGTTACGTGGCGGGCCGGGGTACCGGTCAGCGGTTGGCCGAAAGTCTCACCTACGCGGCCACACCTTTTACTGATGTCGCCCCCCGGCTCACGCACAACCAGGTCGTCCGGGCACTGCAATCCGGAACCCTGGTGTTTGTGCACGACGGCGAGAAAGTGATCATCGAACAGGGTATCAACACCCTCACATCCCTCCGGGAGGGCCAGGGCCGCGCCTGGCGGAAAGTCAAGCCCATCCGGATCATGGACGCCATCGACATGGACACTGCCCAGGCGGCTCACGACGCCTACATCGGCAAGGTACTCAACAACGAGGACGGCCAGGCGGCGGTGCTGAGCGCGATCAAAAATTACTTCGAAACCCTCTCCCCTGCCCTGCTGGCGCCGGACTTCGTGGTCGAGACCGACCGCGATCTGCAGGCGAACGCCGAGTCGGACGAATTCTACTGGCGCTACGAGGCCACGATCATCGACTCCATGGAGAAGATCTACGGCACGGGCTACATCAAGTAG